A genomic window from Bacillota bacterium includes:
- a CDS encoding NADP-dependent malic enzyme — translation MKTPEEIQGLLAKANKPAEIAMKMHPFYKGKIQTAPRCVVRNMDDFSIWYTPGVAAPCKAIQKDKDLAYDYTCKWNTIAVVSDGTRVLGLGNIGPEAAMPVMEGKALLFKYLGGVDAVAVCLDTTDSEEFIKAVKYLQPSFGGINLEDIEQPKCFGILERLRKEMTIPVWHDDQQGTAAVTVAGMINAARVVGKKLGDMKIAMIGAGAAGIATARVLMAAGATPGNIVMCDVNGTLHKGRKDLEGIKEARELCVKTNAANVVGGVPEAMKGADAVIAYSKPGPGTIQKEWVKAMAKDAIVFACANPVPEIWPWEAKEAGAKVVATGRSDFPNQVNNSLGFPAIFRGALDVRAKTITDEMCIAAAQALADYAVTKGLLKEDYLLPKMDEWEVYCMQAAAVGSKAVEQGVARVNLTYDELYKNAEEMIKSSIAMAKLMMEKGLIPPAPEL, via the coding sequence ATGAAAACACCTGAGGAGATTCAGGGGCTTCTGGCAAAGGCCAACAAGCCCGCGGAAATCGCGATGAAAATGCACCCGTTCTACAAGGGTAAAATCCAGACTGCTCCCAGGTGCGTCGTCAGGAACATGGACGATTTCTCGATCTGGTACACGCCCGGTGTTGCGGCGCCGTGCAAGGCGATTCAGAAGGACAAGGACCTGGCCTACGATTATACGTGTAAGTGGAACACGATCGCTGTGGTCTCGGATGGGACTCGAGTGCTGGGGCTCGGGAACATCGGGCCGGAGGCCGCGATGCCTGTAATGGAAGGGAAGGCGCTGCTGTTCAAATACCTCGGCGGCGTCGATGCCGTCGCGGTGTGCCTGGACACCACCGACTCCGAGGAATTCATCAAGGCAGTGAAGTACCTTCAGCCGTCGTTCGGCGGCATAAACCTCGAGGACATAGAGCAGCCGAAATGCTTTGGCATACTCGAGAGGCTACGCAAGGAAATGACCATTCCAGTCTGGCACGATGACCAGCAGGGAACGGCGGCTGTCACCGTGGCCGGAATGATCAACGCGGCTAGGGTGGTCGGGAAGAAGCTAGGGGACATGAAGATCGCGATGATAGGAGCCGGCGCGGCCGGGATCGCGACGGCGAGGGTGCTAATGGCGGCGGGGGCGACACCCGGCAACATCGTGATGTGCGACGTAAATGGGACGCTGCACAAGGGGCGCAAGGACCTCGAGGGCATAAAAGAAGCGCGGGAACTGTGCGTGAAGACGAACGCCGCGAACGTCGTTGGAGGCGTCCCTGAGGCGATGAAGGGCGCCGACGCGGTGATCGCATACTCAAAACCCGGGCCTGGAACGATACAGAAAGAATGGGTAAAGGCCATGGCAAAGGACGCGATCGTCTTTGCCTGCGCCAACCCCGTGCCGGAGATATGGCCGTGGGAGGCCAAGGAAGCCGGGGCGAAAGTCGTGGCCACCGGAAGATCGGACTTCCCGAACCAGGTGAACAACTCGCTCGGATTCCCCGCGATATTCCGCGGCGCCCTGGACGTAAGGGCGAAGACCATCACTGACGAGATGTGCATCGCGGCTGCGCAGGCGCTTGCCGACTATGCTGTGACGAAGGGGCTCTTGAAGGAGGACTACCTCCTGCCGAAGATGGACGAATGGGAAGTCTACTGCATGCAGGCTGCGGCCGTCGGGTCGAAGGCGGTCGAGCAGGGTGTGGCGAGGGTCAACCTGACGTACGACGAGCTGTACAAGAATGCCGAGGAAATGATCAAGTCCTCGATAGCGATGGCCAAGTTAATGATGGAGAAAGGGCTCATTCCCCCGGCGCCGGAGCTGTAG
- the fabK gene encoding enoyl-[acyl-carrier-protein] reductase FabK, with amino-acid sequence MIRTPVCDLLGIDYPLFQGGMAYLGTGELAGAVSEAGGLGIVGAGNSPPEWVKGEIDKVRRLTNKPFGVNVMLLSPYAAAMVDLVLAERVPVVTTGAGNPGPYMARLKEAGIKVIPVVPAAVLAKRMEKAGADAVIAEGMESGGHIGEMTTFALLPQVVDAVRIPVIAAGGIADGRGMAAAFALGARAVQMGTRFVCATECIAHPAYKRAIIEAGDRDTVVGGKTTGHPVRALKNRFTREFERLELSGAGAEELDKFGAGRYRAACIDGDVEWGSVLSGQIAGLVREEIPAAEIVKRVMSEAEAVIHRLGELPCGR; translated from the coding sequence GTGATAAGGACTCCAGTCTGTGACTTGCTTGGCATCGATTACCCGCTGTTCCAGGGTGGGATGGCTTACCTGGGGACAGGTGAACTCGCCGGCGCCGTGTCAGAGGCGGGTGGGCTCGGTATAGTCGGAGCGGGCAACAGCCCGCCCGAATGGGTGAAAGGCGAGATCGACAAGGTGCGAAGGCTGACCAATAAGCCTTTCGGAGTAAACGTGATGCTCCTCTCGCCGTACGCCGCCGCCATGGTGGACCTCGTGCTTGCCGAGAGAGTACCCGTGGTGACGACCGGCGCGGGGAATCCCGGGCCGTACATGGCCAGGCTCAAGGAAGCCGGCATCAAGGTGATACCGGTGGTTCCCGCAGCTGTCCTGGCCAAACGGATGGAGAAGGCGGGGGCCGACGCGGTCATCGCCGAGGGTATGGAGTCGGGCGGGCACATCGGCGAGATGACTACCTTCGCGCTCTTACCGCAGGTTGTCGACGCCGTGCGCATACCGGTAATCGCGGCAGGCGGCATAGCCGACGGGCGTGGCATGGCGGCCGCGTTCGCGTTGGGCGCGCGGGCCGTGCAAATGGGAACGAGGTTTGTTTGCGCGACGGAGTGCATCGCTCATCCCGCGTACAAACGTGCGATTATCGAGGCGGGGGACAGGGACACGGTGGTCGGAGGGAAGACCACGGGCCACCCGGTGCGGGCGCTGAAGAACCGCTTCACCCGGGAATTCGAGCGGTTGGAACTCTCCGGAGCCGGGGCGGAGGAACTCGACAAATTCGGCGCCGGCAGGTACAGGGCAGCGTGCATCGACGGCGACGTCGAGTGGGGCTCGGTACTGTCGGGGCAGATCGCGGGGCTCGTGCGCGAGGAGATCCCGGCGGCAGAGATAGTCAAGAGGGTCATGAGTGAAGCCGAAGCAGTCATCCACCGGCTCGGCGAACTCCCCTGCGGGCGGTGA
- a CDS encoding cold shock domain-containing protein, which translates to MRGTVKWFDPEKGYGFITRDDGAGDVFVHYSAIQQEGFKTLREGEAVEFEIVDGPRGPQAASVTRSLT; encoded by the coding sequence ATGAGAGGGACTGTAAAATGGTTTGACCCCGAAAAGGGGTACGGTTTCATCACGAGAGACGACGGCGCCGGCGATGTTTTCGTGCACTACAGCGCAATACAACAGGAGGGATTCAAGACCCTCCGCGAGGGCGAGGCGGTAGAGTTCGAGATCGTCGACGGACCGAGGGGCCCACAGGCCGCCAGCGTCACAAGAAGCCTCACCTGA
- a CDS encoding exonuclease: MRITFYDGCDRIGGNKFLLEADGTRLLLDFGTSFAGEKLFFDEFLTARATHGIGDLLELGLLPPLKGVYRDDLEIPGKGWWDRARSRKGFREDVRVDALLLTHGHVDHTGYASFLSGSVPIYSTSTTATIVKAMQDVAPSGMGREVCYLNPRELKAGLLASSNAKKVPSEQRQFAFMDRGPATEEFLEFWGQTGSTRGMNPKPPAGAGDSSNGAVRIGSLIVRHWPVDHSIPGACAFGILTGDGWVVYTGDLRLHGRSAGATRRFIEEAAALQPLALIIEGTHPSTREPVSEDEVHANVLDAVRRSGGLIIADFGPRNVERLLAFLQVATECGRRLVVSAKDAYLLRALSLTGEDGVPDPYTDERISVYVETKSLKAAWEKRLLECYATSPGRLVDCGTVSRAPSEFILCFSYYDLNELLDIQPRGGTYIYSSSEAFNEEMHMDMDRLRNWLAHFDIDLVGDPGDREGVGRERGFHASGHIHGQGIVELVERMKPRVLVPVHTETPGFFAEHFSGRYRLVVPGMGDTVEFGGTP; the protein is encoded by the coding sequence GTGCGGATCACCTTCTACGACGGGTGCGACAGGATTGGCGGCAACAAGTTCCTGCTCGAGGCGGACGGCACCCGCCTCCTTCTCGATTTCGGGACGAGCTTTGCAGGCGAAAAGCTGTTTTTCGACGAGTTTCTCACCGCCAGGGCGACCCACGGCATAGGAGACCTGCTCGAGTTGGGCCTCCTGCCGCCGCTCAAGGGGGTATACAGGGATGACCTCGAGATCCCCGGGAAGGGCTGGTGGGACCGCGCCCGCTCGAGGAAAGGTTTCCGCGAGGACGTCCGCGTCGACGCGCTGCTACTGACCCACGGGCACGTCGACCACACCGGCTACGCCTCATTCCTTTCGGGCTCCGTTCCCATTTACTCGACCTCCACAACGGCGACTATCGTCAAGGCCATGCAGGACGTGGCCCCGTCCGGGATGGGACGCGAGGTTTGCTACCTCAACCCCAGGGAACTCAAGGCCGGGCTGCTGGCATCCAGCAACGCGAAGAAGGTCCCGTCCGAACAGCGGCAGTTTGCATTCATGGATCGCGGGCCCGCGACCGAAGAGTTCCTGGAGTTCTGGGGGCAGACCGGCTCGACTCGCGGCATGAACCCAAAACCCCCGGCGGGAGCCGGCGACAGCTCCAACGGCGCCGTGCGGATCGGCAGCCTGATCGTGCGGCACTGGCCTGTAGACCATTCGATCCCAGGCGCGTGCGCGTTTGGGATTCTCACAGGTGACGGATGGGTCGTCTATACGGGAGACCTGCGCCTTCACGGCCGTTCCGCCGGTGCGACCAGGAGGTTCATCGAGGAAGCGGCCGCGCTCCAACCCCTGGCGCTCATCATCGAGGGGACGCATCCGTCCACGCGCGAGCCGGTTTCCGAAGACGAGGTCCACGCAAATGTGTTGGACGCGGTGCGGAGATCCGGCGGCCTGATAATCGCGGACTTCGGGCCCAGGAACGTCGAGAGACTGCTCGCGTTCCTTCAGGTGGCGACCGAGTGCGGCAGGCGCCTGGTGGTGAGCGCGAAAGACGCATACCTGCTCAGGGCACTGAGCCTCACGGGCGAGGACGGCGTCCCCGACCCCTACACCGACGAGCGAATCTCGGTGTACGTCGAGACCAAATCGCTCAAGGCGGCCTGGGAGAAAAGACTCCTGGAATGCTACGCCACGTCCCCCGGCAGGCTCGTAGACTGCGGAACGGTGTCACGCGCGCCGTCGGAATTCATCCTGTGCTTCTCCTACTACGACCTAAACGAACTCCTCGACATCCAGCCGCGCGGCGGCACGTACATATACTCCTCGAGCGAGGCGTTCAACGAGGAAATGCACATGGACATGGACAGACTGCGCAACTGGTTGGCGCATTTCGATATCGACCTCGTGGGCGATCCGGGGGACCGCGAAGGCGTGGGGCGCGAGCGTGGCTTCCACGCCTCCGGGCACATACATGGGCAGGGCATCGTGGAACTCGTCGAGCGGATGAAGCCGCGAGTCCTGGTACCTGTACACACCGAGACCCCCGGGTTCTTCGCGGAGCACTTCAGCGGGCGGTACCGCCTGGTCGTGCCGGGGATGGGGGATACCGTCGAATTCGGTGGGACACCGTAG
- the truD gene encoding tRNA pseudouridine(13) synthase TruD, whose translation MKVKSIPEDFVVVEIVDIGAESSGRYGLYLLEKKGWNTVDLLRRISAGSGVPYSRFSYGGRKDRHAHTLQYVTVASSRDLTMEAPDYRFRRLGFTGRPMGPDLIRGNRFQVVLRSFDAEEAVRFLKNAAEVERGGFPNYFDDQRFGSMDPERGFIAERILKGQWRGALEIYLTSSRREDPPAVRGLKSRMRETWGDWPAMLDAAREGAQGIQAGHAGHGAELPILRLLAAEPRGYVRALQMIPAEEMSLFFAAYQAYLWNEVLRRLLAGLGVSFTSHPGDAGPYLFFGTLTVSHLEYLRALEMPLPAARAEFPDQTTAALYAQVLDERGIHPGRFNLRKLRQAFFKPTPRKAVVFPSEFAVGQPEPDELNPGRLRLGATFLLPRGSYGTMLIKRLSAQPASIR comes from the coding sequence ATGAAGGTCAAGTCGATACCGGAGGACTTCGTCGTGGTCGAGATTGTGGATATCGGCGCGGAGTCCTCCGGGCGTTACGGACTCTATTTGCTGGAGAAGAAGGGCTGGAACACGGTTGACCTTCTCCGGCGCATCTCGGCCGGATCGGGCGTGCCTTACAGCCGGTTCTCGTACGGGGGCCGGAAGGACAGGCACGCCCACACGTTGCAGTACGTCACGGTAGCGTCGTCGCGCGACCTGACAATGGAGGCGCCGGACTACCGCTTCAGGCGGCTCGGCTTCACCGGCCGGCCGATGGGTCCGGACCTCATCCGCGGGAACAGGTTCCAGGTCGTCCTTCGTTCGTTTGACGCTGAAGAAGCGGTCCGCTTCCTCAAGAATGCTGCTGAGGTCGAGCGGGGTGGCTTCCCGAACTACTTCGATGACCAGCGGTTCGGCAGCATGGACCCCGAGAGGGGATTCATTGCAGAGCGGATACTCAAGGGGCAGTGGCGGGGCGCCCTGGAGATATACCTGACGTCATCACGCCGCGAAGACCCGCCGGCGGTCCGCGGGCTCAAGTCGCGGATGCGCGAGACATGGGGGGACTGGCCGGCGATGCTGGACGCGGCGCGGGAGGGCGCGCAAGGTATCCAGGCGGGTCACGCCGGCCATGGGGCGGAACTGCCCATCCTGCGATTGCTGGCAGCGGAGCCCAGGGGCTACGTGAGGGCGCTGCAGATGATACCCGCCGAGGAGATGTCCCTGTTCTTCGCCGCATACCAGGCGTACCTCTGGAACGAGGTGTTGAGGAGGCTGCTCGCCGGCCTGGGCGTATCGTTCACCAGTCACCCGGGCGACGCCGGCCCGTACCTGTTCTTTGGGACGCTGACCGTATCCCATCTCGAGTACCTGAGGGCACTCGAGATGCCGCTCCCGGCTGCGCGGGCGGAATTCCCGGACCAGACCACGGCGGCGCTGTACGCCCAGGTCCTGGATGAGCGAGGCATTCACCCCGGCCGCTTCAACCTGAGAAAGCTCAGGCAGGCGTTCTTCAAACCCACCCCGAGGAAGGCGGTAGTCTTTCCCAGCGAATTCGCCGTGGGACAGCCCGAGCCGGACGAACTCAATCCCGGCCGTTTGCGTCTCGGCGCGACTTTCCTTCTTCCCCGCGGCAGCTATGGGACCATGCTCATCAAGCGGTTGTCCGCCCAGCCTGCGTCTATCAGGTGA